The Streptomyces sp. NBC_01255 genome window below encodes:
- a CDS encoding adenosine kinase translates to MTGEYDVLVLGGSGVDTIVYVPELPLPYADSYMIRPGIETRAGQTGDFVALGLSSLGLRTHHLDMIGDDAQGDLVRAFHRDRGIGFTEVPLPGGTKRAVNLVGPDGRRLSLYDDSRSHPSDRLPEELVRSLAAKSRHAHVSITYPCAFALPQLREAGPTISTDLHDWDGENPYHEPFAYGADIVFVSTTALVDPEKTMRRIVERGRAEVVVATAGTEGAYLLTGDGLLHVPAVAPRAPVVDSNGAGDAFAAGFLFGLLTGEAPSRCALFGAVAGAYACTVPATGSDAVDRATLLRETTEPTPRP, encoded by the coding sequence ATGACCGGCGAGTACGACGTCCTCGTCCTGGGAGGGTCGGGCGTCGACACGATCGTGTACGTCCCCGAGCTCCCCCTGCCGTACGCCGACAGCTACATGATCCGTCCGGGCATCGAGACCCGGGCGGGGCAGACCGGGGACTTCGTCGCCCTGGGGCTGAGCTCCCTGGGCCTGCGGACGCACCACCTCGACATGATCGGCGACGACGCCCAAGGGGACCTCGTCCGCGCCTTCCACCGCGACCGAGGCATCGGCTTCACCGAAGTGCCGCTGCCCGGGGGGACGAAGCGGGCCGTCAACCTCGTCGGCCCCGACGGGCGGCGGCTCTCGCTCTACGACGACAGCCGCTCCCACCCGTCGGACCGGCTCCCCGAGGAGCTGGTCCGCTCCCTGGCCGCGAAGAGCCGCCACGCGCACGTCTCGATCACGTACCCGTGCGCCTTCGCCCTTCCCCAGCTGCGCGAGGCGGGTCCGACGATCTCCACGGACCTGCACGACTGGGACGGCGAGAACCCGTATCACGAGCCGTTCGCCTACGGCGCGGACATCGTCTTCGTCTCCACCACGGCCCTGGTGGACCCGGAGAAGACCATGCGGCGGATCGTGGAGCGGGGCCGGGCCGAGGTCGTGGTCGCCACCGCCGGGACCGAGGGCGCGTATCTGCTGACCGGCGACGGTCTCTTGCACGTCCCGGCCGTCGCGCCGCGCGCACCGGTGGTCGACTCCAACGGCGCCGGTGACGCCTTCGCCGCCGGCTTCCTCTTCGGCCTGCTGACGGGCGAGGCCCCGTCCCGGTGCGCGCTGTTCGGCGCGGTGGCCGGCGCGTACGCCTGCACCGTCCCGGCGACCGGGAGCGACGCCGTCGACCGCGCGACCCTGCTCCGGGAGACCACCGAGCCGACGCCCCGCCCCTAG
- a CDS encoding 3-hydroxyacyl-CoA dehydrogenase NAD-binding domain-containing protein has protein sequence MRVAVVGTGVIGASWTTLFLRYGHEVVATDPAPGAEAGLRAAVTADQTRLTFTADLAEAVADAGFVQESGPERPDLKDELFAVLDAAAPPETVLASSSSGLLPSRIQRACTAHPERVLVGHPFNPPHLIPLVEVVPGERTGEAAVEEAMRFYRSLGRRPIRLRQELPGHVANRLQAALWREAYSLVDRGAASVADIDTAIAHGPGLRWALLGPFLNQHLSGGAGGIAHVLEHLGPPMEEWWADLGAPRLTPELTHKITQGVAEELDGTAEADVVAARDALLTLLLDAKNRTDHL, from the coding sequence ATGAGGGTCGCCGTCGTCGGAACCGGCGTCATCGGCGCCTCCTGGACCACTCTCTTCCTCCGGTACGGGCACGAGGTCGTCGCCACCGATCCCGCGCCCGGCGCGGAGGCCGGGCTCCGGGCGGCCGTCACCGCCGACCAGACCCGGCTGACGTTCACCGCGGACCTCGCCGAGGCCGTCGCGGACGCCGGCTTCGTCCAGGAGAGCGGCCCCGAGCGCCCCGACCTGAAGGACGAGCTGTTCGCCGTACTCGACGCCGCCGCCCCGCCGGAGACCGTCCTGGCCAGCAGTTCCTCCGGACTGCTGCCGTCGCGGATCCAGCGGGCCTGCACGGCCCACCCCGAACGGGTCCTCGTCGGGCACCCGTTCAACCCGCCCCACCTCATCCCGCTGGTCGAGGTCGTGCCGGGCGAGCGGACGGGCGAGGCCGCGGTGGAGGAGGCCATGCGGTTCTACCGAAGCCTCGGCCGGCGGCCGATCCGGCTGCGCCAGGAGCTGCCCGGGCACGTCGCGAACCGGCTCCAGGCGGCGCTGTGGCGCGAGGCGTACTCCCTGGTCGACCGGGGCGCGGCCAGTGTCGCCGACATCGACACGGCCATCGCCCACGGCCCCGGTCTGCGCTGGGCGCTGCTCGGGCCCTTCCTCAACCAGCACCTCTCGGGCGGCGCGGGCGGCATCGCGCACGTACTGGAGCATCTCGGCCCGCCCATGGAGGAGTGGTGGGCCGACCTCGGAGCGCCGCGCCTCACGCCCGAGCTGACCCACAAGATCACCCAGGGCGTCGCCGAGGAGCTGGACGGGACCGCCGAGGCCGACGTCGTCGCCGCGCGCGACGCCCTCCTGACCCTCCTGCTCGACGCCAAGAACCGGACCGACCACCTGTGA
- a CDS encoding molybdopterin molybdotransferase MoeA — protein MAWEQARARARAAQPLPVVTRALDAALGHALAGPLTALTDLPPFDTSAMDGWAVAGPGPWRLRDGRVLAGGRPEPLGHGTAVAIATGARLPTGASGVLRTEHGETRTDDGMLLDRSGRPAAGGAGPGRDVRARGQECRAGDTLLPAGTAVTPAVVGLAAAAGYDRLAVHRRPHVELLVLDDELLESGPPRDGRVRDALGPLLPPWLARLGAEVTGRRLLADDFGRLRDALRDSAADVVVTTGSTAAGPVDHLHAALGDLGARLLVDSVAVRPGHPMLLAELPPSPDGRSRHLVGLPGNPLAAVAGTVTLAVPLLRRLGGHTDPDPAPYRTTAAEALPGHAHDTRLLPVRRVARGVAPLPFGGPAMLRGLAVADGLAVVPPGGVPAGADVEVLDVPGP, from the coding sequence ATGGCGTGGGAGCAGGCCCGTGCCCGTGCCCGCGCCGCGCAGCCGCTGCCCGTCGTGACCCGCGCGCTCGACGCGGCTCTCGGCCACGCCCTCGCCGGACCGCTGACGGCCCTCACCGACCTGCCGCCGTTCGACACCTCGGCCATGGACGGCTGGGCCGTCGCCGGACCCGGGCCGTGGCGGCTGCGGGACGGCCGCGTCCTGGCGGGCGGCCGGCCCGAACCGCTGGGCCACGGCACCGCCGTGGCCATCGCCACCGGCGCCCGCCTGCCGACGGGAGCGAGCGGCGTACTGCGCACGGAGCACGGCGAGACACGGACGGACGACGGCATGCTGCTCGACCGCTCGGGACGCCCGGCGGCCGGTGGCGCGGGCCCCGGCCGTGACGTCCGGGCGCGAGGGCAGGAGTGTCGCGCGGGCGACACCCTGCTTCCCGCCGGGACGGCCGTGACCCCGGCCGTCGTCGGCCTGGCGGCCGCGGCCGGCTACGACCGGCTGGCCGTCCACCGGCGCCCCCATGTGGAACTCCTCGTCCTCGACGACGAGTTGCTGGAGTCAGGCCCGCCCCGCGACGGACGCGTCCGTGACGCGCTCGGCCCGCTCCTCCCGCCGTGGCTGGCCCGCCTCGGAGCGGAGGTGACCGGCCGCCGTCTCCTGGCGGACGACTTCGGACGGCTGCGGGACGCCCTGCGCGACTCCGCCGCCGACGTCGTCGTCACCACCGGCAGCACGGCCGCCGGGCCCGTGGACCATCTGCACGCCGCCCTCGGCGACTTGGGCGCCCGCCTCCTGGTCGACTCCGTCGCCGTACGGCCCGGCCACCCCATGCTGCTCGCCGAACTGCCGCCGTCCCCCGACGGCCGGTCCCGCCACCTGGTCGGGCTGCCCGGCAACCCGCTGGCCGCCGTCGCCGGCACGGTCACCCTCGCCGTACCCCTGCTGCGCCGCCTCGGCGGCCACACGGACCCGGACCCCGCGCCGTACCGGACGACCGCCGCCGAGGCGCTGCCCGGGCACGCGCACGACACCCGGCTGCTCCCCGTGCGGCGCGTGGCGCGCGGGGTCGCGCCGCTGCCGTTCGGCGGACCGGCGATGCTGCGCGGTCTCGCGGTGGCCGACGGCCTGGCGGTCGTCCCGCCCGGCGGCGTGCCGGCCGGGGCCGACGTCGAGGTCCTGGACGTACCGGGACCGTGA
- a CDS encoding acetoacetate--CoA ligase — protein sequence MSEILSTPGPRVRDESEIGRYLRWLESERQLSFPDYESLWQWSVTDLDGFWSSIWEFFDVRPHTPPTATLGRRSMPDTEWFPGATLNYAEHALLGREGSDDDAVAVVAHSQTRAPVELTFGELRDQVARARAGLLRLGVRKGDRVVAYLPNIPETLVAFLATASIGAVWAACAPEFGPRSVVDRFAQLEPKVLLTVAGYRYGERDVDRRTEVAEIAALLPTVERVVHVPYGPNALPDALGWAALLAEPAPGPVPFEPVPFDHPLFVLFSSGTTGIPKAIVHRHGGILLEHLKNNALSWDLKPGDRMLWFSTTAWMLWNTLVSALLVRASIVMIDGNPVHPELREQWRIAEETGATLMGVSPGYLMACRKAGVRPAEEFDLSRLRQLGAAGSPLAADGFRWVAEQFGDRVLLNVGCGGTDVCTGILQGGPLQSVRAGEISGPCLGVAAYAYDGEGKRVVGELGELVITEPMPSMPVGFWGDTDGSRYRAAYFEEYPGVWRHGDWVRFSPEGHCVVAGRSDATLNRGGVRLGTAEFYAVVEDLPEVDDSLVVHIEDPEGGNGELLLFVAGPVELDDALRTKIARTLRSALSPRHVPDVIERVPAVPRNRTGKKLEVPVKRILLGAAPESVASTDVLADPRSLDTFVAYAATRGGAAKPGSTTKPGSAS from the coding sequence ATGAGCGAGATCCTCAGCACCCCCGGCCCCCGGGTCAGGGACGAGTCGGAGATCGGGCGCTACCTCCGCTGGCTGGAGTCGGAGCGGCAGCTGTCGTTCCCGGACTACGAAAGCCTCTGGCAGTGGTCCGTCACCGACCTCGACGGCTTCTGGTCCTCCATCTGGGAGTTCTTCGACGTCCGCCCGCACACCCCGCCCACCGCCACCCTGGGCCGCAGGTCGATGCCGGACACCGAGTGGTTCCCGGGCGCGACCCTCAACTACGCCGAGCACGCCCTCCTCGGACGGGAGGGGTCCGACGACGACGCCGTCGCGGTCGTCGCCCACTCCCAGACCCGGGCGCCGGTCGAGCTGACCTTCGGCGAGCTCCGCGACCAGGTCGCCCGGGCCCGCGCCGGGCTCCTCCGCCTCGGCGTCCGCAAGGGCGACCGGGTCGTCGCCTATCTGCCGAACATCCCCGAGACCCTGGTGGCGTTCCTCGCCACGGCGAGCATCGGGGCGGTCTGGGCGGCCTGCGCGCCGGAGTTCGGGCCGCGCAGCGTCGTCGACCGGTTCGCACAGCTCGAACCGAAGGTGCTGCTCACCGTCGCCGGCTACCGCTACGGCGAGCGGGACGTCGACCGCCGTACCGAAGTGGCGGAGATCGCCGCGCTGCTCCCCACCGTGGAGCGGGTCGTCCACGTCCCGTACGGCCCGAACGCGCTGCCCGACGCGCTGGGCTGGGCGGCGCTGCTCGCGGAGCCGGCCCCCGGGCCGGTGCCCTTCGAGCCCGTGCCGTTCGACCATCCGCTGTTCGTGCTGTTCTCCTCCGGCACCACAGGCATCCCCAAGGCGATCGTCCACCGCCACGGCGGGATCCTCCTGGAGCACCTCAAGAACAACGCGCTGAGCTGGGACCTCAAGCCGGGCGACCGGATGCTCTGGTTCAGCACCACCGCGTGGATGCTGTGGAACACCCTGGTCTCGGCACTGCTCGTGCGCGCCTCGATCGTCATGATCGACGGCAATCCGGTCCACCCGGAGCTGCGGGAACAGTGGCGGATCGCCGAGGAGACGGGGGCGACGCTCATGGGCGTCAGCCCCGGCTACCTGATGGCCTGCCGCAAGGCCGGGGTCCGGCCCGCCGAGGAGTTCGACCTGTCGCGGCTGCGGCAGCTCGGCGCGGCGGGCAGCCCGCTCGCCGCCGACGGCTTCCGCTGGGTGGCCGAGCAGTTCGGCGACCGGGTGCTCCTGAACGTCGGCTGCGGCGGCACCGACGTGTGCACCGGCATCCTCCAGGGCGGCCCGCTCCAGTCCGTGCGCGCCGGGGAGATCTCCGGCCCGTGCCTCGGGGTCGCCGCGTACGCCTACGACGGGGAGGGGAAGCGGGTCGTCGGCGAGCTGGGCGAGCTGGTGATCACCGAGCCGATGCCGTCGATGCCCGTCGGCTTCTGGGGCGACACGGACGGCTCCCGCTACCGGGCCGCGTACTTCGAGGAGTACCCGGGCGTGTGGCGGCACGGCGACTGGGTGCGGTTCTCGCCCGAGGGCCACTGCGTCGTCGCCGGCCGCTCCGACGCCACGCTCAACCGGGGCGGGGTCCGGCTCGGCACCGCCGAGTTCTACGCCGTCGTCGAGGACCTGCCCGAGGTCGACGACAGCCTCGTCGTCCACATCGAGGACCCCGAGGGCGGCAACGGCGAGCTGCTGCTCTTCGTCGCGGGCCCCGTCGAACTCGACGACGCCCTCCGTACGAAGATCGCCCGCACGCTGCGGTCGGCGCTCTCGCCTCGGCACGTCCCCGACGTGATCGAGCGGGTGCCCGCCGTCCCGCGCAACCGCACCGGCAAGAAGCTGGAGGTGCCGGTCAAGCGGATCCTCCTCGGCGCGGCCCCCGAATCCGTCGCGAGCACCGACGTCCTCGCCGACCCCCGCTCGCTCGACACCTTCGTGGCGTACGCCGCCACGCGCGGCGGCGCGGCGAAGCCCGGGAGCACGACGAAGCCCGGGAGCGCGTCATGA
- a CDS encoding MarR family winged helix-turn-helix transcriptional regulator, translated as MTDAAPPSLLYSVKQVELATRARLDELLRPAGVTALQYTALTVLERRDGMSSAELARNSFVTPQSMSDLVGALERRGLITRSPDPASRRRHVISLTDEGRALLALHAPAVQHLEDEMLTGFTARERATFRDLLNRARAALG; from the coding sequence GTGACGGACGCCGCTCCGCCGTCTCTGCTGTACTCGGTGAAACAGGTCGAGCTGGCGACCCGGGCCCGGCTCGACGAACTGCTCAGGCCCGCGGGCGTGACCGCCCTCCAGTACACGGCGCTGACCGTGCTCGAACGCCGGGACGGCATGTCCTCGGCGGAGCTCGCCCGCAACTCCTTCGTCACGCCCCAGTCGATGTCCGACCTGGTCGGCGCCCTGGAGCGGCGCGGCCTCATCACCCGGTCCCCGGACCCGGCGAGCCGGCGGCGCCATGTCATCAGCCTGACCGACGAGGGCCGCGCCCTGCTCGCCCTCCACGCGCCGGCCGTCCAGCACCTGGAGGACGAGATGCTCACGGGCTTCACCGCCCGCGAGCGCGCCACCTTCCGCGACCTCCTCAACCGCGCCCGCGCGGCGCTCGGATGA
- a CDS encoding FUSC family protein, with amino-acid sequence MALPAMPMALAGRADLAVYAMLGSFTTTFGRNLPYARRARVLALAAVAMTACVGGGSALAAWAEPAGGGAGAAVVVAATAVVAGLAKLACDAARLSGLGAVLLLFSFAVAANSSSTTADVLPHTALAASGAAVAWVLAVSGRLVHPDRPQRLAVAAALRELADLLDLQATTGTAYDSGLPRHRATAAVLQAYRTLGRVPPTAADAVRGDRDGTCLRLADLAWSLLIGIARRPSDDPTGLARSLRAQVRLLVSRRRRDPGLLPELALLSALARDDTGPDPAPPAPTTRRAAELRAAELLTGGRSAETHASVLLVPALRMVLGTGLAGGAALLLGLGHGYWAAVSAAAVLHSVNVRTATQRAVQRTLGTVVGLALALGVLAAHPEPVVLVLVIVLLEFLLEYVVARNYGLGVVFLTPLALLLTDLAADSPAEALVQDRALSCVLGMGIALVCALLVVHDRAAVRAQRALAACTDAADRAEHALAEGPQASFPLVQTRLAAAVVELREADDAAAGELWPAEMDPTELAAAEQRAYRLLDRIVRPPGRS; translated from the coding sequence ATGGCGCTGCCCGCTATGCCGATGGCCCTCGCGGGCCGGGCGGACCTGGCCGTCTACGCCATGCTCGGGTCCTTCACCACGACCTTCGGCCGCAATCTGCCCTACGCGCGACGCGCCCGCGTGCTCGCGCTCGCCGCGGTGGCCATGACCGCGTGCGTGGGCGGCGGTTCGGCGCTCGCGGCGTGGGCCGAACCGGCCGGCGGGGGAGCGGGCGCCGCCGTGGTGGTCGCGGCGACGGCCGTCGTGGCCGGGCTCGCCAAGCTCGCCTGTGACGCGGCCCGCCTGAGCGGCCTCGGCGCGGTGCTGCTGCTCTTCTCGTTCGCCGTGGCGGCCAACAGCTCCTCGACGACGGCCGACGTCCTGCCCCACACCGCCCTGGCCGCGTCGGGCGCCGCCGTGGCCTGGGTCCTCGCGGTGTCCGGCCGGCTCGTGCACCCGGACCGACCGCAGCGCCTCGCCGTCGCCGCGGCGCTCCGCGAGCTCGCGGACCTCCTCGACCTCCAGGCGACCACCGGCACGGCGTACGACAGCGGGCTCCCGCGCCACCGCGCGACCGCCGCCGTCCTCCAGGCGTACCGGACACTGGGCCGCGTGCCCCCGACCGCCGCCGACGCCGTCCGCGGAGACCGGGACGGCACCTGCCTGCGGCTCGCCGACCTCGCCTGGTCCCTGCTCATCGGCATCGCCCGCCGCCCGTCCGACGACCCCACCGGCCTGGCCCGCTCCCTCCGCGCCCAGGTCCGGCTGCTCGTGAGCCGTCGCCGGCGGGACCCGGGACTCCTGCCCGAACTCGCGCTCCTGTCCGCCCTGGCCAGGGACGACACCGGCCCCGACCCGGCGCCGCCGGCCCCCACCACCCGCCGCGCCGCCGAACTCCGCGCGGCGGAACTGCTGACGGGCGGCAGAAGCGCCGAGACGCACGCCTCGGTCCTGCTCGTCCCCGCCCTGCGGATGGTCCTCGGCACCGGTCTCGCGGGCGGCGCGGCCCTCCTGCTCGGCCTCGGCCACGGCTACTGGGCGGCCGTGTCCGCCGCCGCCGTCCTGCACTCGGTCAACGTCCGTACGGCGACCCAGCGCGCCGTCCAGCGCACCTTGGGCACCGTCGTCGGCCTGGCCCTCGCCCTCGGCGTGCTGGCCGCGCACCCCGAACCCGTCGTGCTGGTCCTCGTGATCGTGCTCCTGGAGTTCCTGCTCGAATACGTGGTGGCCCGCAATTACGGTCTCGGCGTCGTCTTCCTGACACCGCTAGCCCTGCTCCTGACCGACCTGGCCGCCGACTCCCCGGCCGAAGCGCTCGTCCAGGACCGGGCGCTGAGCTGCGTCCTCGGCATGGGCATCGCCCTGGTCTGCGCGCTGCTCGTCGTCCACGACCGGGCGGCCGTCCGGGCGCAGCGCGCGCTGGCCGCGTGCACGGACGCCGCCGACCGCGCGGAACACGCCCTGGCCGAGGGGCCACAGGCGTCGTTCCCGCTCGTACAGACGCGTCTCGCGGCGGCCGTCGTGGAGCTCCGTGAGGCCGACGACGCCGCGGCGGGCGAGCTCTGGCCCGCGGAGATGGACCCCACCGAACTGGCCGCCGCGGAGCAGCGCGCGTACCGGCTCCTCGATCGGATCGTCAGGCCGCCGGGCCGATCGTGA
- a CDS encoding nitroreductase family deazaflavin-dependent oxidoreductase, translating into MPLEGEYEPSPTTWVRNQVELYESSGGTKGTTMRGMPVVLVTNVGARSGKLRKTPLMRVEHEGAYALVASNGGAVKHPVWYHNLVATPLVELRDGPRTWDMKARLVTGEERQAWWERAVEAFADYAGYQRKTDREIPVFVVEPIS; encoded by the coding sequence ATGCCCCTCGAAGGTGAGTACGAACCCAGCCCGACGACATGGGTGCGCAACCAGGTCGAGCTGTACGAGTCCTCCGGCGGCACGAAGGGCACCACGATGCGGGGCATGCCCGTGGTCCTGGTGACGAACGTCGGCGCGCGGAGCGGCAAGCTCCGCAAGACGCCGCTGATGCGCGTGGAGCACGAGGGCGCGTACGCGCTGGTGGCGTCGAACGGCGGGGCGGTGAAGCACCCCGTCTGGTATCACAACCTGGTCGCCACTCCCCTGGTCGAGCTGCGCGACGGCCCGCGGACCTGGGACATGAAGGCCCGTCTGGTCACGGGCGAGGAGCGGCAGGCGTGGTGGGAGCGGGCGGTCGAGGCCTTCGCCGACTACGCGGGCTACCAGCGGAAGACGGACCGCGAGATCCCGGTCTTCGTGGTCGAGCCCATCAGCTAG
- a CDS encoding amidohydrolase family protein: protein MTSPLNSLNPDALTAIDFHVHVEQDAHGHLALDAELMDASAAYFRSGQDRTPTVERLAAHYRERRMAAVIFTVDATTGLGHPALSSEEIAAAAAEHPDVLIPFGSVDPHRPDAVDRARALVLDHGVRGFKFHPSLQAFAPNAPEHYPLYEVLQELGVPALFHTGQTGIGAGLPGGRGIKLRYSDPMLLDDVAADFPGLTIVLAHPSVPWQDEAISIATHKANVHIDLSGWSPKYFPPQLVKAAGSFLRHKVLFGSDFPVVTPDRWLADFDALDIKPEVRPLILKENAVRLLGL from the coding sequence ATGACCTCTCCTCTCAATTCACTGAATCCCGACGCTCTGACCGCGATCGACTTCCACGTCCACGTCGAGCAGGACGCCCATGGCCATCTCGCGCTCGACGCGGAGCTGATGGACGCCTCGGCCGCGTACTTCAGGTCCGGCCAGGACCGCACCCCGACCGTCGAGCGTCTCGCGGCCCACTACCGCGAACGTCGGATGGCCGCCGTGATCTTCACGGTGGACGCCACGACGGGTCTCGGCCACCCGGCCCTGTCCAGCGAGGAGATCGCCGCGGCCGCGGCCGAACACCCCGACGTCCTCATCCCGTTCGGCTCGGTGGACCCGCACCGTCCGGACGCCGTCGACCGGGCCCGCGCGCTCGTCCTCGACCACGGCGTCCGCGGCTTCAAGTTCCACCCGAGCCTCCAGGCGTTCGCGCCGAACGCGCCCGAGCACTACCCGCTCTACGAGGTGCTCCAGGAGCTGGGCGTCCCTGCGCTGTTCCACACCGGGCAGACCGGCATCGGCGCGGGTCTGCCCGGGGGGCGCGGCATCAAGCTGCGCTACTCGGACCCGATGCTCCTGGACGACGTCGCCGCCGACTTCCCCGGCCTGACGATCGTCCTGGCGCACCCGTCGGTGCCGTGGCAGGACGAGGCGATCTCCATCGCCACCCACAAGGCGAACGTCCACATCGACCTGTCGGGCTGGTCGCCGAAGTACTTCCCGCCGCAGCTCGTCAAGGCGGCCGGCTCGTTCCTCCGCCACAAGGTGCTGTTCGGCTCGGACTTCCCCGTGGTGACGCCGGACCGCTGGCTGGCCGACTTCGACGCCCTCGACATCAAGCCCGAGGTCCGGCCGCTGATCCTCAAGGAGAACGCCGTACGCCTTCTCGGCCTCTGA
- a CDS encoding crotonase/enoyl-CoA hydratase family protein: protein MSTLSIDRRDGVAVLTLCRPAKRNALDDATVLRIEEFFRKPGPDVRAVVLDAEGDHFSAGLDLGELTERSTEEALEHSLMWHRVFDTVEGGRVPVVAALKGAVIGGGLELAASAHIRVADPSAFYALPEGQRGLFVGGGGSVRIPRLIGAHRMADMMLTGRVLDAAEGQAVGLSHYLTDEGGARAKALELAERIAANAPLTNFAVLQALPRIAEASPAGGLLLESLMAAVAAGSSDAQERMRAFLDGRAGKVTR, encoded by the coding sequence TTGAGCACGCTTTCGATCGACCGCCGCGACGGAGTGGCGGTCCTGACGCTCTGCCGCCCGGCCAAGCGCAACGCCCTCGACGACGCCACGGTGCTGCGCATCGAGGAGTTCTTCCGGAAGCCGGGACCCGACGTCCGGGCCGTCGTCCTGGACGCCGAGGGCGACCACTTCTCGGCCGGCCTCGACCTCGGCGAGCTGACGGAGCGGTCCACCGAGGAGGCTCTGGAGCACTCGCTCATGTGGCACCGCGTCTTCGACACCGTCGAGGGCGGGCGGGTCCCCGTGGTGGCCGCGCTGAAGGGCGCCGTCATCGGCGGCGGCCTGGAGCTCGCGGCCTCCGCGCACATCCGGGTCGCCGACCCGTCCGCGTTCTACGCGCTGCCGGAGGGGCAGCGCGGGCTGTTCGTCGGCGGTGGCGGCTCGGTCCGGATCCCCCGGCTGATCGGCGCGCACCGGATGGCGGACATGATGCTCACCGGTCGCGTCCTCGACGCCGCCGAGGGCCAGGCCGTCGGCCTCTCGCACTACCTGACCGACGAGGGCGGGGCGCGCGCCAAGGCCCTGGAGCTCGCGGAGCGGATCGCGGCCAACGCGCCGCTGACCAACTTCGCCGTCCTCCAGGCACTCCCCCGGATCGCCGAGGCCTCGCCCGCCGGCGGCCTCCTGCTCGAATCCCTCATGGCGGCCGTCGCCGCAGGCAGCTCCGACGCCCAGGAGCGGATGCGGGCGTTCCTCGACGGCCGCGCCGGAAAGGTCACCCGATGA